ATGGCTCAATTCCAAGAGACGAGCATTCATAAGTAACAGCTAACCATCAAACACGTTGATGACACAAAAGCATACTATGTTGTTTGAAGCATATTTTAATCTGAGACGAATTGGAGTAGAAACTATCTGGGATCATAGTGAAGGACGATACCTGCGGTTCCAGCTGATTTGAGAAGGTCCGATTTCTTGAAAGTGTATCCGATAAAATTAGCATCTTTCGATGTTAACATCTGATCATCGAAGAATGCAAGAAAATTGACACGTCAGTAATCAACGACAAAAACATTTTTGTTACAAATTCAATATGCTCAACTAAATGATACGAACGTTTTATACGTATTTGCAATCTTCTTCACAAGATTCAAGTTTCAGAAAAGATGTGAAATAACGACGTTACCTTCCTCCATGGTCCCACTCTTGGTGTGCTAGATGGTGGATTTTCTCCCTGAGAAAGAGAGGCGAAAACGTTAGCGAAAATCTATCAAACGCCGCACAATTGGTAACACTATGTAGTCGTCTTCGGTTATAAGGGAGAGCGAGTATAAGAGGAGGAAAAGAAGTATGGTACATCTCTTTTGTGAATACTCACTTCTTCAAACTTTTCGAAATTCTGTGTATCCAAATCTCCATTCACGACAGGTTTGTAGGCGGCTTCCATTTCATAGAGGCCGTCCCATTTAACACCTCTAAACCATGGATGTCCctgaaataaaacataaactCGAAAAATCACCAAACTAACGAACAGGAAGAAAATCAGCCCTCTACCGACACTTGAACTCACTGATGTTCGAGCTATAGTAATTTGAATCCAATTCACTTTAGATCAAATTACCAAATACATACCTTTATTTCGTCCACGCCACCTCTGGTCCCTAATCTTTTCTCAACGTCACATAACAAACGACAAATAAGATCCCTCGCCTCATCCGAGATTTTTGGTTCTTCGGGAAACTTCAAGCATGTTCTCCAGTTTATTATCTGATACAAAGGAAAGATCGTTCAATGTCAACAGAGTCTCTGTGGGAAAAGCTTCAATAACGATGGCTCAATATTTAGGCAAATAAGAAACCATTATTCGTGGAAAAGGCCAGTGAATAAATCTCAAGATTGCATTATTTGAGAGTCGATTGAGATTGTGTACCTTGCGACATGTCATTCTGGGATCATCGGAACAAAATGGAGGATAACCGATAAGCATTTCGTACATTATGGCCCCCAAAGACCACCAGTCGCACTCCATTCCGTATCCTTTCTTTAATAAGACCTCAGGCGCCATATAATCGAGAGTTCCAACAGTAGAGTATGCCTACAAGCAAGATCGTCCTTTATACGTTGTAGATAGAATAGAAAAGTGAAAATAAACCAACGATCAAACTCATATTGCAATTATAGGAAAAGGGAAATGTACCAATGCACGACGGTTCCGTTTCCATTGCAGCAACTGCTCCTTTGCCATTAACCAGGGAGCAGTTAACTCATCAGCATTTCCATCACCATCGGTTTTAGAATCTTGATTTAAAAAATCATCATCCTCCAACAATATCGACGAGTATTTCTCCAGCGTCTTACACAAGCCAAAATCAGAAAGCTTTAAATGCCCGTTTTTGTCCAATATGAGGTTATCTGGTTTGATATCCCTAGAGATTGCAAATTCGAACAAATTTCATATTCAATGCACCGATAacccaaagtcacagaaggatgagtgtatataattatatatatatatacctatgTACATAGCCATGCTGGTGGATCGAGCTGATAGCAAGAATACTTTCCGCCATGTAAAAGCGGGCAACGTCTTCGGAAAGGGTGTCCTCCCTCATGAATAAAGTCATGATATCACCACCAGGTAAATACTCCATGATGAGGTACAAAAAATCGGAATCTTGGAAGGAATAAAAGAGCTTTACTATGCATCGGCTATCAACCTCCACCATCAAATTCCTCTCGGAACGAACATGCTCAACCTATAAGGAATCAACTCATCTGGTGAGTGTCATCCCAGTCTGGTCAGACAAAGTACACAGCAATATCTTTTATATGACTTTCATGTCCTATTTCTATCTTCTCACCTGCCCACGGCTAAGCATATCCGacttcttcaatttcttcatgGCGTATATTTCTCCTGTACCTTTAGCTCGACATAGTCTAACCTGTATCACTTAATTGAGTCACATACCAATTGCAATAATCTATGTTCGTGGGCAATTGCTGGCCTCACATAAGTAAAAGTATGTTTAATAAGTTTGCATTTGCTTTGCATCAATTCATATCCTATTCAATGTTTTTTAGAAAAAATCAAGCAAATGGATCATCAGAAGCCAAAGAGGCAAcggttccatccatttcaagtGGCTCTTTGGAGCACCGATCGCATGATTAGGATGTTGAGATTTCTTCTTTTTTACCAACTATATCTAAGAATCACATCATCCATGTTAAACTAGCCAACTGCAAAGTCTACTCTAACTGAGCTTAGGGTAACTCATAACTCAATAGAACGTTTCCAACGCTTGATTGCTTACAAACATTTGTCTTCCTACTCGTATCAAAATCTCAAATAGGACTAACTTTTTTCACAGGAAACCAATACTCCAATAATAAAccagagagagatagagataaTAAAAGCAaaatgaagaggaagaagaagcctTCTCATCATTTGATCGAAAGTAAAACTGTGAATGTTCTTCTGCAAATCACCTCATTCCACCAACAAAGAACTAGAGCAGACAAATGCAAGTGCAGTATGTGAAATCCATGGCTGCAAATAAAGCTTTTACGTGGtgcaatgttatcaaatagcagATATGGCGGtgccatggcgctatggcatggcgttcggtGATGGAAACGCCATAGTACCATggcgctgccatagcaccgccatatctgccatttgacaacattgcgtgtgtactgcatttaggaatgtGGCACTTAGCAAGAAATATGGAGATTAGAGTTGTATTTTATGcttttaaattgttttaatagttttagatgttatattttttattattttctaatttttgaattatatataaacatataagtattattttatttatttaattattgaccgccatatccgccatactaatacgccatatccgccatactaatacgccatatccctgtggcggtttttaggcgaaccgccataagccgccatacgagattgataacattgacGTGGTGGAAAAAGACCGGCATACCTCACCAAATGCTCCTTTACCAATAATAGTCAATTGCTCAAAATCATCAATCCCTACTTTGTGCCTCTGCAATCTCATATACTCAGTCTCCCTCTTCTCCAAATTCCTCAACAGCATCTCCTCCTCCTCGCTCGACACCTGAGCCTCCTGCGCCCTCCGCTGCAACGTCCTCCTCCTAAATAACCC
This genomic interval from Salvia splendens isolate huo1 chromosome 13, SspV2, whole genome shotgun sequence contains the following:
- the LOC121762750 gene encoding serine/threonine-protein kinase tricornered-like, translating into MEGGGGGGGEGSGAVGMESPQMKLRALRAFGLEPDEAVSSPVTRQKAAAAKQIIENHYKNYLQGLQDRMERRRTLQRRAQEAQVSSEEEEMLLRNLEKRETEYMRLQRHKVGIDDFEQLTIIGKGAFGEVRLCRAKGTGEIYAMKKLKKSDMLSRGQVEHVRSERNLMVEVDSRCIVKLFYSFQDSDFLYLIMEYLPGGDIMTLFMREDTLSEDVARFYMAESILAISSIHQHGYVHRDIKPDNLILDKNGHLKLSDFGLCKTLEKYSSILLEDDDFLNQDSKTDGDGNADELTAPWLMAKEQLLQWKRNRRALAYSTVGTLDYMAPEVLLKKGYGMECDWWSLGAIMYEMLIGYPPFCSDDPRMTCRKIINWRTCLKFPEEPKISDEARDLICRLLCDVEKRLGTRGGVDEIKGHPWFRGVKWDGLYEMEAAYKPVVNGDLDTQNFEKFEEGENPPSSTPRVGPWRKMLTSKDANFIGYTFKKSDLLKSAGTAGIDVSSSPSSRPPSLVSLFGHVGLEDSVIAEDEPRPQT